In the genome of Metabacillus litoralis, the window TGTCGGAAAGATTTTAAGACGTGCTTTGAGGGAAGAAGTATTAAAACAATAAAGAATTCAATCTATTTTACTGATAACTAAAAGGATAAATACTTGAAATTAACCATAGTTAAAACTGTTAATAGCTCTAAACAAAGACATCTTAGCCTATGGTATAATCTGAAAAAAGTAGAATAGATTGAGAGGATATGAAAATGAAAGAGAAAATAAGAGAGCAAAGTATTCAACTATTTGCAACAAAAGGCTTTAAAGAAACATCCATCCAAGATATTGTAGATGCTCTCAATGTCACTAAAGGAACATTTTATTATTATTTCACTTCTAAGGAACAGCTGTTAATGGATATACATCTGCAGTATATTGATGATTTGTTAGAAAAACAGGAAAGCATTATAAAAAACGAATCCATGAATTGTAAGGATAAGTTGTATAACATCGTTTATATGCTCATTCATGATATTGAAAAAGAAGGATTAAGTGCAAAGGTGTTCTTTCGTGAAATGCGTAACCTTAATGAAGATCATCTTACATTAATAGTCCCGAAACGAGATCAATTTAGAATCAATATCCAAAAATTATTAGATGAAGGTATTGAACAAAACGAAATTCGCTCTGATTTACCGACAGATATTGTAACACTCAGTATATTAGGAATGACTAACTGGAGCTATTTTTGGTTTGATCCTCAAGGAAGGGCATCAGACAAGGACGTTTCAGAGGTGTTTATTAAAGTGTTATTAGAAGGATTGGCTGTGTAATTGCCTGATGATGCAAGATTAACTTGCATCATCAGAAAAATTTTTGAACAAAACATACCGACTGGTTAGTAAGTAAAAGGAGGATTTATCATGAAAAATCAAGTTCAATCAATTTGTGTTGTTGGAGCAGGGCAAATGGGTCATCAAATTGCCATGTTAAGTGCATTAGCTGGATTTGAAACAATCATTCAAGATGTAAATGAAAATGCCCTTCAAAAGGCAGAATCAACTCTACATACAATAATGGATAAATGGGTAACGAAAGGGAAAATCAGTAGTGAAACCAAGATGGAGTCTTTTCAAAGATTAACATTTTCCACCAATTTACTTCATTCGGTGCAAGATGCAGATTTTATTATAGAAGCAATCGTTGAAAAATTAGATGCAAAGCAGGAATTATTCCGTAAGCTTGATGAATTTGCAAAGCCTGAAGCGATCTTAGCTTCAAACAGTTCAACAATTGTTAACTCTCTCCTAGCCGAAGTAACGAATCGTCCTGATAAGGTTGTGAATATGCATTTCTTTTTTCCACCTCTTGTGATGGATTGTGTAGAGGTTGTGAAAAGTGAAAAAACATCAGAGCTTACAGCTCAAATGACGATGCTTGTATGTGAAAAAATGAATCGAACTGCAGTTCTTTTACAAAAGGAGATCTCAGGATTTATTGCTAATCGAATTTTAGGAGCATTACAGCGTGAAGCTGTTTATCTTTATGAAAATGGATATGCAGATTATAAAGATATTGATCGAATTTGTAAAAAGGCTTTAAGCCATCCAATTGGACCATTTGAATTAATGGATTTATCAGGAATCGATGTTGGCTATTTTGTTATGCAACAAAGATTCGCAGAAACTGGTGATCCGGCGGATAGGCCTGCTGAATGTATTGAGGAAAAAGTAAAGCAAGGTCATTTAGGAAGAAAAACCGGAAAGGGATGGTATGAGTATAAGAAGGAAGAGGTGAGAGGCTGATGACGTCAATCATAAAAGTAGAAAAAGACCATTCTATTGCAGTTCTTACAATTGATAATCCACCATTAAATGTCATGAACCATCAAGTTCTTCAAGAGCTAAAATCTTTATTTATAGAGATAGAGAATGATCAAGATGTCATAGCAATTATTTTAACTGGGGCAGGAGAGCGGACTTTTATGGCTGGAGCTGATATTAAAGAATTTCCTTCTTTAATTGGTAAAAAGGGTATAAAAGAAAATTTTATGTTAACCCATCAAATTCTTGATAGGATCGACAATTGCTCAAAGCCAACAATTGCAGTATTGAATGGTCTAACACTTGGAGGCGGCTGTGAGCTTGCTTTAACGTGTGACATAAGGATAGCAGAAGAACATGTTTCTATTGGATTGCCTGAAATCAAATTAGGTTTGTTCCCAGGTGGAGGTGGTACTCAAAGGTTACCTCGTGCCGTCGGAGAAGCAAGAGCAAAGGAGATGATGTTTACAGGTACTCCAATTGATGCTAAGAAGGCTGAAAGAATTGGTCTTGTAAATGAGGTTGTTCCTAAAGGGGAGGGGTTGAATAAGGCTCTTGAGATGGCAAGACAAATTAGCCAGCATTCTCTTCAGGCATTGTCTAGGATAAAAAAAGCAGTAGATGAAGGCCTTAGTACTGAACTTTCTAAAGGAATAAATCGTGAAGCGGAACTGTTTGAAGAGGTATTTCAAACAGATGACATAAAAGAAGGGGTAGGAGCTTTTATTGAAAAACGCAAACCGGTGTTTATTCATAGATAAGGAGCTGAAGAAAAGATGAAGCATGAAACAGTAGTAAAAGTTCGTTTTTGTGAAACAGATGCCCTAGGACATGTAAACAACACCAGTTTTTTTATTTATTTGGAAGAAGCACGGGTTTTATTTTTTGAAAGTATA includes:
- a CDS encoding TetR/AcrR family transcriptional regulator produces the protein MKEKIREQSIQLFATKGFKETSIQDIVDALNVTKGTFYYYFTSKEQLLMDIHLQYIDDLLEKQESIIKNESMNCKDKLYNIVYMLIHDIEKEGLSAKVFFREMRNLNEDHLTLIVPKRDQFRINIQKLLDEGIEQNEIRSDLPTDIVTLSILGMTNWSYFWFDPQGRASDKDVSEVFIKVLLEGLAV
- a CDS encoding 3-hydroxyacyl-CoA dehydrogenase family protein; protein product: MKNQVQSICVVGAGQMGHQIAMLSALAGFETIIQDVNENALQKAESTLHTIMDKWVTKGKISSETKMESFQRLTFSTNLLHSVQDADFIIEAIVEKLDAKQELFRKLDEFAKPEAILASNSSTIVNSLLAEVTNRPDKVVNMHFFFPPLVMDCVEVVKSEKTSELTAQMTMLVCEKMNRTAVLLQKEISGFIANRILGALQREAVYLYENGYADYKDIDRICKKALSHPIGPFELMDLSGIDVGYFVMQQRFAETGDPADRPAECIEEKVKQGHLGRKTGKGWYEYKKEEVRG
- a CDS encoding enoyl-CoA hydratase, translating into MTSIIKVEKDHSIAVLTIDNPPLNVMNHQVLQELKSLFIEIENDQDVIAIILTGAGERTFMAGADIKEFPSLIGKKGIKENFMLTHQILDRIDNCSKPTIAVLNGLTLGGGCELALTCDIRIAEEHVSIGLPEIKLGLFPGGGGTQRLPRAVGEARAKEMMFTGTPIDAKKAERIGLVNEVVPKGEGLNKALEMARQISQHSLQALSRIKKAVDEGLSTELSKGINREAELFEEVFQTDDIKEGVGAFIEKRKPVFIHR